In Streptomyces sp. NBC_00433, a single genomic region encodes these proteins:
- a CDS encoding SpoIIE family protein phosphatase, protein MDDAERAQFSALLEDSAEDLYEHAPCGYLSTMLDGQIAKANATLLGWLGYTRSQLVGRRRFADLLTVGGKLYHETHFAPLLAMQGQLSGIALELRCADGSRLPVLVTSSVKAGSDGQPLLIRTTVFDARDRRAYEKELLRARKQAEQAGGEAEQARAEAEAAHQGVEAERARLQRVVTILQKSLLPPALPRMPGMDAAAYYHPASVDVIGGDFYDLFPLDRGRWGFFLGDVCGKGPEAAAVTSLIRYTLRAAFLIDSDPVHTLTTLNAALHESYSGSDPRYCTVVAGILTPGGRSGAVTVQLAGGGHPPALLLRADGTADFLPTPGGMLLGVLADPHLASATTSLRPGDTMLLYTDGLTEARTRGGPRYSEEDLHTFVDGLAPAGAHATVAAVTRLLAGFGDGLDDDTALLALGVPAPGPAATSPGAA, encoded by the coding sequence GTGGACGACGCGGAGCGCGCGCAGTTCTCGGCGCTGCTTGAGGACAGTGCCGAGGATCTGTACGAGCACGCGCCGTGCGGCTACCTGTCCACGATGCTGGACGGGCAGATCGCCAAGGCCAACGCCACCCTGCTGGGGTGGCTCGGCTACACCCGCAGCCAGCTGGTGGGGCGCAGGCGCTTCGCCGACCTGCTCACCGTGGGCGGCAAGCTCTACCACGAGACGCACTTCGCACCGCTGCTGGCCATGCAGGGCCAGCTCTCCGGTATCGCCCTGGAACTGCGGTGCGCCGACGGCAGCCGCCTGCCGGTGCTGGTCACCTCCTCCGTCAAGGCCGGCAGCGACGGGCAGCCGCTGCTGATCCGCACCACGGTCTTCGACGCCCGCGACCGCCGTGCCTACGAGAAGGAGCTGCTGCGCGCCAGGAAGCAGGCCGAGCAGGCCGGGGGCGAGGCCGAGCAGGCCCGTGCCGAGGCGGAGGCCGCCCACCAGGGCGTCGAGGCCGAGCGGGCCCGCCTCCAGCGGGTCGTCACCATCCTGCAGAAGAGTCTGCTCCCGCCGGCGCTGCCGCGGATGCCGGGCATGGACGCGGCGGCGTACTACCACCCCGCGTCCGTCGACGTCATCGGCGGGGACTTCTACGACCTCTTCCCCCTCGACCGGGGGCGCTGGGGCTTCTTCCTCGGCGACGTCTGCGGCAAGGGGCCCGAGGCCGCCGCGGTCACCTCGCTGATCCGCTACACCCTGCGTGCCGCGTTCCTCATCGACAGCGACCCCGTCCACACGCTGACCACGCTCAACGCGGCGCTGCACGAGAGCTACAGCGGCAGCGACCCCCGCTACTGCACCGTGGTCGCGGGCATCCTCACCCCCGGCGGCAGAAGCGGCGCCGTCACGGTGCAGCTGGCCGGCGGCGGCCATCCGCCCGCGCTGCTGCTGCGCGCCGACGGCACCGCGGACTTCCTGCCGACTCCCGGCGGCATGCTCCTCGGCGTCCTGGCCGATCCCCACCTCGCCTCCGCCACCACTTCTCTGCGTCCTGGGGACACGATGCTGCTCTACACCGACGGGCTGACCGAGGCCCGCACCCGAGGCGGTCCCCGCTACAGCGAGGAGGACCTGCACACCTTCGTCGACGGCCTGGCGCCTGCCGGCGCGCATGCGACGGTCGCCGCCGTGACCCGCCTGCTGGCCGGTTTCGGCGACGGCCTGGACGACGACACCGCGCTGCTCGCCCTCGGCGTCCCCGCACCCGGGCCCGCGGCCACGAGTCCGGGCGCCGCGTGA
- a CDS encoding STAS domain-containing protein, whose amino-acid sequence MTAAMILTSEQIPTGPLLTVAGDLDYDSAARFRAAVDALALQAGQLLTVDLSGLGFCDSSGITALISARNRARAHSADVALAGVPPATARVLRVLGLDQVFRVVPAPAADPVPDPDPA is encoded by the coding sequence ATGACGGCCGCGATGATCCTCACCAGCGAGCAGATTCCCACCGGTCCGCTGCTGACCGTGGCCGGCGACCTCGACTACGACAGCGCCGCGAGATTCCGCGCCGCCGTGGACGCCCTCGCCCTGCAGGCCGGGCAGCTGCTGACCGTCGACCTGTCAGGCCTGGGCTTCTGCGACTCCAGCGGCATCACGGCCCTGATCAGCGCGCGCAACCGCGCCCGCGCCCACAGCGCGGACGTCGCGCTGGCCGGCGTGCCGCCGGCCACCGCCCGCGTCCTGCGCGTCCTCGGCCTGGACCAGGTCTTCCGCGTCGTCCCCGCCCCGGCCGCGGACCCCGTCCCCGACCCCGATCCGGCGTGA
- a CDS encoding DUF5670 family protein — MGPLLVVLLLALLLFGAGFALHLLWWIAVIVLVLWLLGFVMRGTHSSGGRGRWYRW, encoded by the coding sequence ATGGGACCGTTGCTCGTTGTTCTTCTGCTCGCACTTCTTCTCTTCGGTGCGGGATTCGCGCTTCATCTGCTGTGGTGGATTGCCGTCATTGTGCTTGTGCTGTGGCTGCTCGGATTCGTCATGCGCGGCACCCACTCCAGCGGTGGCAGGGGCCGCTGGTACCGCTGGTAG
- a CDS encoding phospholipase C, phosphocholine-specific → MTPISRRHFVGAAAAAGATAAAGLPGTTATAEASPRHDGSVHDVKHVVVLMQENRSFDHYLGALGGVRGFDDKQGVVFPNGDSVFQQPDSARAEGYSLPFRFDTTAFKAQDFGGLDHGWSSGHQAVNNGAQNGWVGAKGRYTMGYFTRQDIPFQYAMADAFTVCDQYFTSLNGPTDPNRLYLWTGTPGPGTDGTTGPFTDNTIVTENPVGDWTTYAERLQQAGVSWRVYHNPDGSDNEHGDYDDNALSYFQQFAKAPKDSPLFVNAMTKYDLTAFDADCRNNALPTVSWLVAPFNYCEHPSAGPDWGAWWVNEALQSLMANPEVWKNTVFLVMYDENDGFFDHVVPPYAEPGTKDEFVDGVPIGLGSRVPMWVCSPWSRGGWVNSQVFDHTSVLRFLEQVTGVREPNISAWRREVCGDLTTCFDFTRPDFSIPKLPDTDELKARATAQHSLPSVQAPADGKQAMPSQEPGDRPHRNLPYRPFADVAVDRRTGKVTCTMANEGEAAYVFTVLPNIAHPFSGTPFLVQPHAHRTYVWDTAATDGRYDFSVYGADGFVSRFSGTVVPEGQTDVALPSADAGLRAGGRPEHAALELRLVNDGDTELTFALTANDFRDETRTVQLKPRSRTKVAWQTDGGRYDVTLTASTGTRFVRRYAGTVHQL, encoded by the coding sequence ATGACCCCGATCAGCCGCCGCCACTTCGTCGGCGCCGCCGCCGCGGCCGGCGCGACCGCCGCGGCCGGCCTGCCCGGCACGACCGCCACCGCCGAGGCGTCCCCCCGCCACGACGGCAGCGTCCACGACGTGAAGCACGTCGTCGTCCTGATGCAGGAGAACCGCAGCTTCGACCACTACCTGGGCGCGCTAGGCGGCGTCCGCGGCTTCGACGACAAGCAGGGCGTGGTCTTCCCCAACGGCGACTCCGTCTTCCAGCAGCCCGACAGCGCGCGCGCCGAGGGCTACTCCCTGCCGTTCCGCTTCGACACCACCGCCTTCAAGGCGCAGGACTTCGGCGGCCTCGACCATGGCTGGTCGTCGGGCCACCAGGCGGTCAACAACGGCGCCCAGAACGGCTGGGTGGGCGCCAAGGGCCGCTACACCATGGGCTACTTCACCCGGCAGGACATCCCCTTCCAGTACGCCATGGCGGACGCCTTCACCGTCTGCGACCAGTACTTCACGTCGCTGAACGGCCCGACCGACCCCAACCGCCTCTACCTGTGGACGGGCACGCCGGGCCCCGGCACGGACGGCACCACCGGCCCCTTCACCGACAACACGATCGTCACCGAGAACCCGGTCGGCGACTGGACGACCTACGCCGAGCGGCTCCAGCAGGCCGGCGTCAGCTGGCGCGTCTACCACAACCCGGACGGATCGGACAACGAGCACGGCGACTACGACGACAACGCCCTGTCGTACTTCCAGCAGTTCGCGAAGGCGCCGAAGGACTCGCCGCTGTTCGTCAACGCGATGACGAAGTACGACCTGACGGCCTTCGACGCGGACTGCCGCAACAACGCGCTGCCCACCGTCTCCTGGCTGGTGGCGCCCTTCAACTACTGCGAGCACCCGAGCGCGGGCCCGGACTGGGGCGCGTGGTGGGTCAACGAGGCGCTCCAGTCGCTGATGGCCAACCCCGAGGTGTGGAAGAACACCGTCTTCCTGGTCATGTACGACGAGAACGACGGCTTCTTCGACCACGTCGTGCCGCCGTACGCCGAGCCGGGCACGAAGGACGAGTTCGTGGACGGCGTGCCGATCGGCCTGGGCAGCCGGGTGCCGATGTGGGTGTGCTCTCCCTGGTCGCGCGGCGGCTGGGTCAACTCCCAGGTCTTCGACCACACGTCGGTGCTGCGCTTCCTGGAGCAGGTGACCGGGGTGCGCGAGCCCAACATCTCGGCCTGGCGGCGGGAGGTCTGCGGCGACCTCACCACCTGCTTCGACTTCACCCGCCCCGACTTCAGCATCCCGAAGCTGCCGGACACCGACGAGCTGAAGGCGCGGGCGACCGCGCAGCACAGCCTGCCCTCGGTGCAGGCCCCCGCCGACGGCAAGCAGGCCATGCCGTCGCAGGAGCCGGGCGACCGCCCGCACCGCAACCTGCCCTACCGCCCGTTCGCGGACGTCGCGGTGGACCGCCGCACCGGCAAGGTCACCTGCACGATGGCCAACGAGGGCGAGGCGGCGTACGTCTTCACCGTGCTGCCCAACATCGCGCACCCCTTCAGCGGCACGCCCTTCCTCGTCCAGCCGCACGCGCACCGCACCTACGTGTGGGACACCGCGGCCACCGACGGGCGCTACGACTTCTCGGTCTACGGCGCCGACGGCTTCGTCAGCCGCTTCTCCGGCACGGTCGTCCCCGAGGGCCAGACCGACGTGGCCCTCCCGTCGGCCGACGCCGGCCTGCGGGCCGGCGGCCGCCCCGAGCACGCCGCGCTCGAACTGCGCCTGGTCAACGACGGCGACACCGAGCTGACCTTCGCCCTCACCGCGAACGACTTCCGCGACGAGACCAGGACCGTACAGCTCAAGCCGCGCTCGCGGACCAAGGTGGCCTGGCAGACCGACGGCGGCCGCTACGACGTCACCCTCACCGCGTCCACCGGCACCCGCTTCGTCCGCCGCTACGCCGGCACGGTCCACCAGCTCTGA
- a CDS encoding multidrug efflux SMR transporter, which yields MPYVLLALAIAAEVCATSCLKLTDGYTRLWPTVAVAVGYLLSFALLGRALVRIPVSLAYAVWSGVGTAAVAAIGAAAFGESLGWLQWAGIALVIAGVVVLNIHGAH from the coding sequence GTGCCCTACGTGCTGCTCGCGCTCGCCATCGCCGCCGAGGTCTGCGCCACCAGCTGTCTGAAACTCACCGACGGATACACCCGGCTCTGGCCCACGGTCGCGGTGGCGGTCGGCTACCTGCTGTCGTTCGCGCTGCTCGGCCGCGCCCTCGTCCGTATCCCGGTGTCGCTGGCGTACGCGGTCTGGTCGGGCGTCGGCACCGCCGCGGTGGCCGCCATCGGGGCCGCGGCTTTCGGCGAGTCGCTGGGGTGGCTCCAGTGGGCGGGGATCGCCCTGGTCATCGCGGGCGTCGTGGTGCTGAACATCCACGGCGCCCACTGA
- a CDS encoding HAD family phosphatase, whose translation MHLRIADALPAAVLFDMDGTLVDTEHLWWRAVEDAALRMGYRPTDADLPDVLGRPAAYTARHLLRVTGGTAGQAAPTGEAAAEAVADLAEARLTRELDAAFAALVAEEVRPRPGALRLLAELRDARVPAALVTASPRRVVDVVLRALGADWFALTVAAEDTARTKPAPDPYLRAAERLGVAARDCVVVEDSPVGLAAALAAGCRAVAVPSTVPIPEEPGVVVLGSLEDVDLVLLSALAATRT comes from the coding sequence GTGCACCTCCGTATCGCTGACGCCCTGCCCGCCGCCGTCCTGTTCGACATGGACGGCACCCTCGTCGACACCGAGCACCTGTGGTGGCGGGCCGTCGAGGATGCCGCCCTGCGGATGGGCTACCGGCCGACCGACGCCGACCTGCCGGACGTGCTCGGCCGCCCGGCCGCGTACACCGCACGGCACCTGCTCCGCGTGACCGGCGGGACGGCCGGGCAAGCCGCGCCGACGGGAGAGGCCGCCGCCGAGGCAGTGGCCGACCTGGCCGAGGCGCGGCTCACGCGGGAGCTGGACGCCGCCTTCGCCGCCCTGGTCGCCGAGGAGGTACGCCCCCGGCCGGGCGCGCTGCGGCTGCTCGCCGAACTGCGGGACGCCCGCGTGCCGGCCGCGCTGGTGACGGCCTCGCCGCGCCGGGTGGTGGACGTGGTGCTGCGTGCCCTGGGCGCGGACTGGTTCGCGCTGACCGTGGCGGCGGAGGACACCGCGAGGACCAAGCCGGCGCCCGACCCGTACCTGCGGGCGGCCGAGCGGCTGGGGGTGGCGGCGCGGGACTGCGTGGTGGTGGAGGACAGCCCCGTCGGCCTGGCCGCCGCGCTCGCGGCCGGGTGCCGGGCGGTCGCGGTCCCGTCCACCGTGCCGATCCCCGAGGAACCGGGGGTGGTGGTGCTCGGCAGCCTGGAGGACGTCGACCTCGTGCTGCTCTCCGCGCTCGCCGCCACCCGGACCTGA